The following are encoded together in the Bactrocera neohumeralis isolate Rockhampton chromosome 6, APGP_CSIRO_Bneo_wtdbg2-racon-allhic-juicebox.fasta_v2, whole genome shotgun sequence genome:
- the LOC126761112 gene encoding glycoprotein-N-acetylgalactosamine 3-beta-galactosyltransferase 1-like isoform X2, translating into MKGGWTYVFAAAAVYFPNMFFRNVVCLLIGLIVGVRLTDFWDYVKLQQLSSNVRLNYTNFTQSLTSAQDAEALPEFLFNNTRVLCWIMTMPENHLKRAVHIRNTWGKRCNKLLFMSTKADSFLDTVVLDVPEGRDYLWYKTRAAFKYIYEHHADEADWFLKADDDSYFIMENLRAFLYQFSPDAPVYFGCKFHPFVKQGYMSGGAGYVLSRAALRRFAEVAAANSTACSQNQLSEDKEMGICLQNAGVVAGDARDDEGAERFHPLAPIHLIPVDTSEWYPLYLFYKRDKNLQCCSRSAISFHYIKPKEFYVLEYFLYELRPFGVGNVAHTLPAKANMSALMKKWQHELSNNIFKDED; encoded by the exons ATGAAAGGTGGCTGGACTTACGTcttcgctgctgctgctgtttac TTCCCGAATATGTTCTTTAGAAATGTCGTTTGTTTGCTGATTGGCTTGATTGTTGGTGTACGCCTCACGGACTTCTGGGATTACGTCAAGCTGCAGCAACTGAGCAGCAATGTGCGGCTGAATTACACAAATTTCACACAGTCGCTGACGTCGGCGCAGGATGCCGAAGCACTTCCGGAGTTTTTGTTCAATAATACTCGTGTGCTGTGCTGGATTATGACCATGCCGGAGAACCATTTGAAGCGTGCTGTGCATATAAGGAACACGTGGGGTAAACGCTGCAATAAGTTGCTCTTCATGAGCACTAAAGCGGATAGTTTCTTAGATACTGTGGTCTTGGATGTGCCCGAGGGTCGTGATTATTTGTGGTACAAGACACGCGCGGCCTTCAAGTATATTTACGAACATCATGCGGATGAGGCGGATTGGTTTCTCAAAGCCGACGATGATAG TTACTTTATAATGGAGAATTTGCGCGCGTTCCTATATCAATTTTCTCCAGATGCTCCGGTCTATTTCGGCTGTAAATTTCATCCATTTGTTAAGCAG GGTTACATGTCTGGTGGTGCCGGTTACGTGCTCAGCCGTGCCGCGTTGCGTCGCTTTGCCGAGGTCGCTGCCGCCAACAGCACGGCGTGCTCGCAAAATCAACTCTCCGAGGACAAAGAGATGGGTATTTGTTTGCAGAATGCTGGCGTTGTGGCGGGCGATGCGCGCGACGATGAGGGCGCCGAACGCTTCCATCCATTGGCGCCGATACATCTGATACCTGTCGATACGTCGGAATGGTATCCATTATACCTGTTCTACAAACGCGATAAG AATTTGCAGTGTTGTTCGCGCAGTGCCATTTCGTTTCATTACATTAAGCCGAAGGAGTTCTACGTTTTGGAGTATTTCCTCTATGAATTGCGTCCCTTTGGTGTGGGCAATGTGGCGCACACTTTGCCTGCGAAAGCCAACATGTCGGCGCTGATGAAGAAATGGCAGCACGAATTGTCCAATAACATTTTCAAGGATGAGGATTAG
- the LOC126761112 gene encoding glycoprotein-N-acetylgalactosamine 3-beta-galactosyltransferase 1-like isoform X1 gives MKGGWTYVFAAAAVYVGVKLKKITLHLRVKFPNMFFRNVVCLLIGLIVGVRLTDFWDYVKLQQLSSNVRLNYTNFTQSLTSAQDAEALPEFLFNNTRVLCWIMTMPENHLKRAVHIRNTWGKRCNKLLFMSTKADSFLDTVVLDVPEGRDYLWYKTRAAFKYIYEHHADEADWFLKADDDSYFIMENLRAFLYQFSPDAPVYFGCKFHPFVKQGYMSGGAGYVLSRAALRRFAEVAAANSTACSQNQLSEDKEMGICLQNAGVVAGDARDDEGAERFHPLAPIHLIPVDTSEWYPLYLFYKRDKNLQCCSRSAISFHYIKPKEFYVLEYFLYELRPFGVGNVAHTLPAKANMSALMKKWQHELSNNIFKDED, from the exons ATGAAAGGTGGCTGGACTTACGTcttcgctgctgctgctgtttacGTAGGTGTTAAACTCAAAAAGATTACGCTGCACTTGAGAGTGAAA TTCCCGAATATGTTCTTTAGAAATGTCGTTTGTTTGCTGATTGGCTTGATTGTTGGTGTACGCCTCACGGACTTCTGGGATTACGTCAAGCTGCAGCAACTGAGCAGCAATGTGCGGCTGAATTACACAAATTTCACACAGTCGCTGACGTCGGCGCAGGATGCCGAAGCACTTCCGGAGTTTTTGTTCAATAATACTCGTGTGCTGTGCTGGATTATGACCATGCCGGAGAACCATTTGAAGCGTGCTGTGCATATAAGGAACACGTGGGGTAAACGCTGCAATAAGTTGCTCTTCATGAGCACTAAAGCGGATAGTTTCTTAGATACTGTGGTCTTGGATGTGCCCGAGGGTCGTGATTATTTGTGGTACAAGACACGCGCGGCCTTCAAGTATATTTACGAACATCATGCGGATGAGGCGGATTGGTTTCTCAAAGCCGACGATGATAG TTACTTTATAATGGAGAATTTGCGCGCGTTCCTATATCAATTTTCTCCAGATGCTCCGGTCTATTTCGGCTGTAAATTTCATCCATTTGTTAAGCAG GGTTACATGTCTGGTGGTGCCGGTTACGTGCTCAGCCGTGCCGCGTTGCGTCGCTTTGCCGAGGTCGCTGCCGCCAACAGCACGGCGTGCTCGCAAAATCAACTCTCCGAGGACAAAGAGATGGGTATTTGTTTGCAGAATGCTGGCGTTGTGGCGGGCGATGCGCGCGACGATGAGGGCGCCGAACGCTTCCATCCATTGGCGCCGATACATCTGATACCTGTCGATACGTCGGAATGGTATCCATTATACCTGTTCTACAAACGCGATAAG AATTTGCAGTGTTGTTCGCGCAGTGCCATTTCGTTTCATTACATTAAGCCGAAGGAGTTCTACGTTTTGGAGTATTTCCTCTATGAATTGCGTCCCTTTGGTGTGGGCAATGTGGCGCACACTTTGCCTGCGAAAGCCAACATGTCGGCGCTGATGAAGAAATGGCAGCACGAATTGTCCAATAACATTTTCAAGGATGAGGATTAG
- the LOC126761112 gene encoding glycoprotein-N-acetylgalactosamine 3-beta-galactosyltransferase 1-like isoform X3 — MKGGWTYVFAAAAVYVGVKLKKITLHLRVKFPNMFFRNVVCLLIGLIVGVRLTDFWDYVKLQQLSSNVRLNYTNFTQSLTSAQDAEALPEFLFNNTRVLCWIMTMPENHLKRAVHIRNTWGKRCNKLLFMSTKADSFLDTVVLDVPEGRDYLWYKTRAAFKYIYEHHADEADWFLKADDDSYFIMENLRAFLYQFSPDAPVYFGCKFHPFVKQGYMSGGAGYVLSRAALRRFAEVAAANSTACSQNQLSEDKEMGICLQNAGVVAGDARDDEGAERFHPLAPIHLIPVDTSEWYPLYLFYKRDKTLNPTLGRPSHKSLKGRLESQLLLP, encoded by the exons ATGAAAGGTGGCTGGACTTACGTcttcgctgctgctgctgtttacGTAGGTGTTAAACTCAAAAAGATTACGCTGCACTTGAGAGTGAAA TTCCCGAATATGTTCTTTAGAAATGTCGTTTGTTTGCTGATTGGCTTGATTGTTGGTGTACGCCTCACGGACTTCTGGGATTACGTCAAGCTGCAGCAACTGAGCAGCAATGTGCGGCTGAATTACACAAATTTCACACAGTCGCTGACGTCGGCGCAGGATGCCGAAGCACTTCCGGAGTTTTTGTTCAATAATACTCGTGTGCTGTGCTGGATTATGACCATGCCGGAGAACCATTTGAAGCGTGCTGTGCATATAAGGAACACGTGGGGTAAACGCTGCAATAAGTTGCTCTTCATGAGCACTAAAGCGGATAGTTTCTTAGATACTGTGGTCTTGGATGTGCCCGAGGGTCGTGATTATTTGTGGTACAAGACACGCGCGGCCTTCAAGTATATTTACGAACATCATGCGGATGAGGCGGATTGGTTTCTCAAAGCCGACGATGATAG TTACTTTATAATGGAGAATTTGCGCGCGTTCCTATATCAATTTTCTCCAGATGCTCCGGTCTATTTCGGCTGTAAATTTCATCCATTTGTTAAGCAG GGTTACATGTCTGGTGGTGCCGGTTACGTGCTCAGCCGTGCCGCGTTGCGTCGCTTTGCCGAGGTCGCTGCCGCCAACAGCACGGCGTGCTCGCAAAATCAACTCTCCGAGGACAAAGAGATGGGTATTTGTTTGCAGAATGCTGGCGTTGTGGCGGGCGATGCGCGCGACGATGAGGGCGCCGAACGCTTCCATCCATTGGCGCCGATACATCTGATACCTGTCGATACGTCGGAATGGTATCCATTATACCTGTTCTACAAACGCGATAAG